CCAGCTCGACGCTCTGGCCGCGTCGTGCTCCGGCTCGCGAACCTTCGCCGCCGATAGCTCCTTCGCCAGCAACCTCCAGAGCCTGATGTCCCTCCTGGAGACCAAGGCCCCGGCCATCGGCTTCGACATCGGCACGgcaggcggccgcggcgaccAACGCGTGCACGGCCTGGCCATCTGCCGCGGCGACATTCCCAGGGCGAGCTGCGCCGAGTGCATCCGCTCCGCGACGGGCCAGGCCCAGCGCCTCTGCCCATCCAAGAAGGAAGCCGTCCTCTGGCTCGACGGCTGCATGCTCCGCTACTCCGGAGAGCCGTTCTTCGGCGAGGTCGACGCCGACCACGTCACATTCGTCCCTGAAGCTGCGGGCAACAGCGTGATCCAGAGCGCAGCGACAACATCGGCCGATCTCGACAGGGAAGTCGCGGCCATGATGAAGAGGCTCACGAGGACGGCGTACCTCTCGCCGCTGCTGTTCGCGgccgaggcgggcggcgggtcGAAGCAGCATAGGCTGCACGGACTCGCGCAGTGCACCAAGGATCTGTCCGGCGGCGACTGCAAGCTCTGCCTCGAAGCCGCTATTGGTAGACTGGCGGCGAGGGGATGCGCCAAGGAGGGAGGGCAAGTATTCGGTGGAAGCTGCAGCTTGCGGTATGAGGTGTATCCGGTTTTTGATTCCTAGGTTGGTGCCTTCAATCGTTGTTTTGTAAGCTGTAATTAACGTGTGAGGTTACCATGTCCATATTGTTCATACAAATTCTCGTGTATACGTGCAAATACAAGAAAGTGCGATTTCTGCTTCAACTTTGGATGGAGTGCTTTGACATTCTCCACTTTCATTAGTTTGACCCATTTCTATTTTCAATGGTGGACCACACATGGAGGTTATAATTAAGGGTGTGCGCTTCGAAAACCAACTTTAAGCCAACAGTCCAAAATACTGTCACACCAGGACGAATAGGCATTTTTCTGGATTTACCGAGAGTGTGGCCGCATCCTATCCTATATACTCGTGGGGTTataatttgcactaaaaccacgataaatatttaggaacgaagaGCATACATACATAATTGCTCGTTTTACGTTGCGTTTGGCACCACGATGGAGTCCATAATCATGATTGCTTCACCCGCTTTTGTTTTTATTGTTTGGCTTATTCATGTATATTATGTCATGATAAATTATCGAGTAAGTTTATAATAGTATAGTTCAGCAACCATAAATCGAGACTTAGAATTAAGTtggacaaaaacaaaaggaaattaaATAAGAAATTTATTGCTTGTGGTTGTCCGAGTTTACGAATGCATAACTAATAGATCGAGGCACTATATAGCAAAATAATTGGAGCACCAAAATTTCAACTGAACTTTATAGGTACATCCGTATATGACATGCGTGTGTAAGCTGATGGATCAGTTCGGACTGGAATGACAGAATGGTGTTCTGATTCCCGTCATTAGTGATACCAATTCCTATTCCTAATCGTCCCTAAAATCGGATGAATACTACACTACTACAAGTTGACTTCAATAGTTTAGCATCGAGAGACGTTATGAAAATCGTAGGCATCGATAAGCATctgctccctccatttctaaatataagaagtgcTATCTTTGTGCTAAGTATGATCAAGTTtacaatttcttttttttgaccattaagatctacaatatcaaatgagtATACTATGATATACAATAAACTAATTTAGATCCCTCTATAAACTAGGTCAAACGTGTAAGACTTTTGACTTATGACAAAACAAGaacttatatttaggaatggatgTAGCATGTTCTTTAGGGGATACAAGCAATTGAAGCAACACCTTATATATAagacaaaataaaaagaataaTATGGTTTGCGTACAAGTAACAGGTAAAGAAGCATACACAAACTTGTAATTAGCAGCAAACAGATTTGTGTGTGACAGGTATGCAAGGAGAATAGTAATTGGCAAGTAACGTGGCGTCATAGTCAAGTTGCTCGAGACTACCCTAGTTAATCCCAGGCATAATGAAAATTAGCACTTATTGAATTATTGGAGATAACTTAGTTAACAGAGAGCGTACTCTGGCACCGACCACTGAACCCGATACTCAGTTACACAAGCTATTCAAAACTTTGGTGGAGGATGTTTTGAGCGATCATGCAAACTTTATGCAGTGTTACAAAACACCGTCACCAAGACAATTGTAAACCTGCAGAGCAGCAGAGGCTAGGTCGTTTTACAAT
This is a stretch of genomic DNA from Brachypodium distachyon strain Bd21 chromosome 1, Brachypodium_distachyon_v3.0, whole genome shotgun sequence. It encodes these proteins:
- the LOC100822281 gene encoding cysteine-rich repeat secretory protein 38; protein product: MWISLALLNSNHRHSATAVSSTDHKPAMMILQVTLLLLLRAATGSQLDALAASCSGSRTFAADSSFASNLQSLMSLLETKAPAIGFDIGTAGGRGDQRVHGLAICRGDIPRASCAECIRSATGQAQRLCPSKKEAVLWLDGCMLRYSGEPFFGEVDADHVTFVPEAAGNSVIQSAATTSADLDREVAAMMKRLTRTAYLSPLLFAAEAGGGSKQHRLHGLAQCTKDLSGGDCKLCLEAAIGRLAARGCAKEGGQVFGGSCSLRYEVYPVFDS